From a single Nitrospinaceae bacterium genomic region:
- the asnB gene encoding asparagine synthase (glutamine-hydrolyzing) produces the protein MCGFVGFVDLEGSSPPGEFGAIVDRCAETIRHRGPNDDGTWVDVEAGVALGFRRLSIIDLSESGHQPMRSACGRYVIVYNGEIYNFRHLREELKTHGFTFHGTSDTEVLLAGIAHWGIDGALKHANGMFALALWDRENRSLTLARDRIGQKPLYYGWSSGVFFFGSEIKAIERHPAFTSNIDRNALALMLRHGYIPAPSSIYSGLKKLLPGTSLTMSSGNLGRGESVTPSPYWSAVEQAETACVGEFKGSMEDAVDELEKLLKDAVDLCMVADVPVGAFLSGGVDSSVVVALMQELSPKPVKTFSIGFHESIFNEAEHAKAVAAHLGTDHTELYITEADALAVVPELPTLYDEPFADSSQIPTHIVSRLAREKVTVSLSGDGGDELFCGYNRYIWADSMRRVFKVSPHLLRLAASAGIKSVPVSAWNALAGSAGKFLPQRYRHMQVGDKLHKLARLFESPSIEEMYLRLISLWQHPEEIVLDSAEAPTSLDGMKGHLKGNDFRHRMMLMDTLGYLPDDILVKVDRAAMGVSLESRIPLLDHRIFEFAWSLPLSYKLHDGASKRVLRQVLYRHVPPALIERPKMG, from the coding sequence ATGTGCGGTTTCGTAGGCTTTGTGGACCTTGAAGGCTCGTCTCCTCCTGGCGAATTTGGTGCGATTGTCGATCGGTGTGCCGAAACAATTCGCCACCGGGGCCCGAATGATGACGGAACTTGGGTTGATGTAGAGGCTGGTGTTGCTTTGGGATTTCGCCGCTTGTCGATTATCGATTTGAGCGAAAGTGGACATCAGCCGATGCGCTCGGCCTGTGGCCGTTATGTGATTGTCTATAATGGCGAGATTTATAATTTCAGGCATCTTCGCGAAGAGTTGAAGACGCATGGTTTTACCTTCCATGGCACTTCGGACACAGAAGTGTTGCTGGCAGGTATTGCCCACTGGGGGATCGATGGAGCTCTTAAGCATGCGAACGGTATGTTCGCCCTTGCACTTTGGGATCGTGAGAATCGTTCCCTGACTCTCGCTCGGGATAGGATTGGGCAAAAGCCCCTCTATTATGGCTGGTCGAGCGGCGTGTTCTTTTTTGGTTCCGAAATCAAGGCAATAGAAAGACATCCTGCCTTCACGTCGAATATCGATAGAAATGCCTTGGCCCTGATGCTTCGCCATGGCTATATTCCAGCGCCATCGTCCATTTATTCGGGTCTCAAAAAACTACTCCCTGGTACATCTCTCACTATGAGCAGTGGTAATTTGGGACGTGGTGAGAGCGTAACTCCTTCTCCTTATTGGTCGGCTGTTGAACAAGCCGAAACTGCGTGTGTGGGCGAATTTAAGGGGAGTATGGAAGATGCGGTGGATGAACTTGAGAAACTTTTAAAAGATGCGGTCGATCTATGTATGGTCGCCGATGTGCCGGTTGGGGCATTTTTGTCAGGAGGGGTCGATTCGTCGGTCGTGGTGGCTTTGATGCAAGAGTTAAGTCCAAAGCCGGTGAAGACATTTTCAATAGGATTTCATGAAAGTATTTTCAATGAAGCTGAACACGCGAAAGCGGTAGCGGCGCATCTTGGAACAGATCACACGGAACTCTATATAACCGAGGCCGATGCGCTTGCAGTCGTACCTGAGCTACCCACTCTCTATGACGAACCATTCGCAGACTCTTCTCAAATCCCAACCCATATAGTTTCTCGGCTTGCGCGTGAGAAGGTTACGGTGAGTCTTTCGGGAGACGGGGGCGATGAATTGTTTTGTGGATATAACCGCTATATCTGGGCAGATTCGATGCGACGTGTTTTCAAGGTAAGCCCCCATCTTCTGCGGTTGGCTGCGAGTGCGGGCATAAAAAGCGTGCCCGTATCGGCCTGGAATGCCCTGGCGGGCTCGGCGGGTAAATTCCTTCCGCAGCGATACCGGCATATGCAGGTCGGGGACAAGCTTCATAAATTGGCCAGATTATTTGAGTCCCCGAGTATTGAGGAGATGTATCTTCGTCTAATTTCTCTTTGGCAGCATCCTGAAGAAATCGTGCTGGATAGCGCAGAAGCTCCAACCTCGCTTGATGGAATGAAGGGACATCTGAAGGGAAATGATTTCCGGCATCGGATGATGTTAATGGATACGCTAGGGTATTTGCCGGATGACATCCTTGTGAAGGTGGACAGGGCCGCCATGGGGGTTAGTCTTGAGTCTAGAATCCCCTTGCTGGATCACCGAATTTTCGAGTTCGCCTGGAGCCTCCCTCTTTCATATAAGTTGCATGATGGAGCCAGTAAAAGGGTTTTGCGCCAGGTTCTATACCGCCACGTACCACCAGCGTTGATCGAGAGACCTAAAATGGGATT
- a CDS encoding glycosyltransferase family 4 protein: MCNALAGLGAEVSLYALRGNESAPDLYKHYGVPDSFQIKLVSSRLLLGRPTPIALLMALRAKFDGAALVYGRNLTACFFASLLGLPVIYESHTPASGLRKSKKMLLNKLVRSRQIKGFVVISKPLFQDFKEIYNLPDEKLLVAHDGADEPDNTPVKSFSNDDFFHIGYVGQLYPGRGMEIIEGLARQCPYACIHVVGGNNEDIERWRNRYRDVGNLIFHGFVPPAETAGFRAACQVLLAPYQRKVTIAGGNNTVAWMSPLKIFEYMSAGRPIVCSDLPVLHEVMEDGRNCVMCPPEEVESWRRAIDTLWRDLGMREKLGQEAYRDFQKEYSWKIRAKKILNYFV, translated from the coding sequence ATGTGTAATGCCCTGGCGGGACTGGGCGCGGAGGTTTCGCTTTACGCTTTACGTGGCAATGAGAGTGCCCCCGATCTGTATAAACACTACGGTGTTCCGGACAGTTTTCAGATTAAGCTTGTTTCAAGTCGATTGTTGTTGGGCCGACCGACGCCTATAGCCCTCCTGATGGCGCTCAGGGCGAAATTTGACGGAGCGGCGTTGGTGTATGGAAGAAATCTGACGGCCTGTTTTTTCGCCTCTTTGCTTGGCCTCCCAGTAATATACGAAAGTCACACTCCGGCCAGTGGTCTCCGGAAAAGCAAAAAGATGTTGCTTAATAAACTTGTACGCTCCAGGCAGATTAAGGGATTTGTAGTTATCTCGAAGCCTTTGTTTCAAGATTTCAAGGAAATATACAATTTGCCGGATGAGAAATTATTAGTGGCACACGATGGGGCTGACGAGCCGGATAATACGCCTGTTAAGTCTTTTTCGAACGATGATTTTTTTCATATCGGCTACGTCGGCCAGCTTTATCCAGGGCGGGGCATGGAAATTATCGAGGGCCTGGCCCGCCAGTGCCCGTATGCATGTATTCATGTGGTCGGCGGAAACAATGAGGACATAGAGCGCTGGAGGAACAGGTATCGAGACGTTGGCAATCTAATTTTTCATGGTTTCGTTCCGCCCGCAGAAACTGCGGGATTCAGGGCGGCATGTCAGGTGCTTCTGGCCCCGTATCAGCGCAAAGTAACAATAGCCGGTGGTAACAATACCGTTGCTTGGATGTCTCCACTAAAAATATTCGAGTACATGTCGGCAGGCAGGCCGATTGTATGCTCAGATTTGCCCGTTTTGCATGAAGTCATGGAGGATGGGCGCAATTGCGTTATGTGTCCGCCCGAGGAAGTCGAGTCGTGGCGCAGAGCGATCGATACGCTCTGGCGGGATCTTGGAATGCGCGAAAAGCTGGGGCAGGAGGCGTACCGAGATTTTCAAAAAGAATATTCATGGAAGATTCGGGCTAAAAAAATTCTGAATTATTTTGTGTGA
- a CDS encoding N-acetylneuraminate synthase, with amino-acid sequence MTIEAVKIDGTLVGPGEPCYVIAEIGINHNGDIETAKKLISAAVFSECNAVKFQKRTVDVVYGEEELARPRENPFGPTNGDLKRGLEFGHDAYKELAEFSVANAIHWFASCWDEAAVDFIEQFAPPCYKIASASLTDDNLLKHHRSFGRPIIISTGMSTIEQIDHAVEVLGTDDLLLMHTTSTYPSKSEELNLRVINTLIERYQIPIGYSGHEVGLATTLGAVALGASMVERHITLDRAMWGSDQAASVEPYGFWRLIRDIKSLESAMGDGQKKVFESEVPIMEKLRRVG; translated from the coding sequence ATGACGATTGAAGCTGTAAAGATCGATGGCACGCTTGTCGGGCCAGGGGAGCCTTGTTATGTAATTGCGGAAATCGGTATTAATCATAATGGCGATATCGAAACCGCGAAAAAACTAATTTCGGCGGCGGTGTTTTCCGAGTGCAACGCCGTTAAATTTCAAAAACGCACGGTGGATGTTGTTTATGGAGAGGAGGAGTTGGCGCGTCCTCGCGAAAATCCATTCGGGCCAACGAACGGAGATTTGAAGCGAGGTCTCGAGTTTGGTCATGATGCCTATAAAGAGTTAGCGGAATTCTCGGTAGCAAACGCAATTCACTGGTTCGCGTCATGCTGGGATGAGGCGGCGGTTGATTTTATCGAACAGTTTGCGCCGCCCTGTTATAAAATTGCTTCGGCTTCTCTGACGGACGATAATTTGCTGAAGCATCACCGTAGCTTCGGTCGCCCGATTATCATCTCCACGGGGATGAGTACCATTGAGCAGATTGACCATGCCGTTGAGGTTCTTGGAACAGATGATTTGCTCTTGATGCATACGACGAGCACATATCCCTCCAAATCCGAAGAACTCAACTTGCGTGTTATTAATACGTTAATCGAGAGATACCAAATTCCAATTGGCTATTCGGGTCACGAGGTCGGCTTGGCGACCACCTTAGGAGCTGTGGCGCTAGGTGCCTCGATGGTGGAGCGCCATATCACGCTAGATCGCGCCATGTGGGGTTCCGATCAGGCAGCTTCGGTTGAGCCCTATGGTTTCTGGCGGCTCATCCGGGACATAAAATCCCTGGAGTCGGCGATGGGCGACGGCCAGAAAAAAGTGTTTGAGAGTGAAGTCCCGATTATGGAAAAACTTCGCCGGGTTGGATAG
- a CDS encoding SDR family oxidoreductase codes for MSLKSSELFSIEGKTALLTGAGGFLGRTMARALLENGARLIALGRSERFMDETAKWTDEFGAEWVHVVRVDMYENEQLENALRGVVKSERVDILVNNAHELNENTGFNVSEGSLEKGSFDVWMRNLTGSVCWPAITTKIIGTDMKSRGKGSIINISSMYALVAPSPLLYEETEFINPPAYSAAKAGMLALTRYTASFWGRYGVRANAMLPGPFSNTEDNGPNSVGDDDPFLRRLHDRTCLGRTGGAKELAGPLIFLSSDASSYMTGHALTVDGGWTII; via the coding sequence GTGAGCCTGAAATCCTCTGAACTATTTTCAATCGAAGGGAAAACGGCGCTTCTTACGGGAGCGGGTGGTTTTCTCGGAAGAACGATGGCGCGGGCGCTGCTTGAAAATGGAGCGCGACTGATAGCCCTCGGAAGGTCCGAGCGTTTCATGGATGAAACGGCGAAGTGGACAGATGAATTTGGCGCAGAATGGGTGCATGTTGTCCGGGTGGATATGTATGAAAATGAGCAACTCGAAAATGCGTTGAGAGGCGTGGTTAAGAGTGAGAGGGTTGATATTCTCGTTAATAATGCGCATGAATTGAACGAGAACACCGGATTTAATGTATCTGAAGGAAGTTTGGAAAAGGGTAGTTTTGATGTATGGATGCGAAATCTTACGGGTTCGGTATGCTGGCCCGCGATAACGACAAAAATTATTGGCACAGATATGAAGAGCAGGGGGAAAGGGAGCATCATCAATATTTCTTCGATGTATGCGCTGGTGGCGCCAAGCCCATTGCTTTACGAGGAAACTGAATTTATCAATCCTCCCGCCTATTCGGCGGCAAAGGCCGGTATGCTGGCGCTAACGCGCTACACGGCTTCTTTTTGGGGGCGATATGGCGTGCGGGCAAATGCCATGTTGCCGGGGCCGTTTTCAAATACCGAGGATAATGGCCCCAATAGTGTAGGCGATGACGATCCTTTTCTGCGCCGCCTACATGATCGCACTTGTCTTGGTCGGACGGGTGGGGCAAAAGAATTGGCGGGGCCTCTCATTTTTCTCTCTTCTGATGCTTCGAGTTATATGACTGGCCATGCTCTCACCGTGGACGGGGGCTGGACGATTATTTGA
- a CDS encoding SDR family oxidoreductase, translating to MKELFGLNGQVAVITGGAGLLGVKHSEAIAMAGGIPVLLDIDAGRAVAAAKKISDQYRSDAVGLGCDITRANMVEEVRDKILERFGRIDILINNAANNPKVEDGPEGENWSRLENFPLAQWNEDVAVGLTGAFLCSRTFGAEMARRGSGVIINIASDLAIISPDQRLYRKEGVAEERQPVKPVTYSVVKTGLLGLTRYLATYWVEKGVRVNSISPGGIYTNQPEDFVEKLSALIPMGRMADVDEYQGAILFLCSKASSYMTGHNLIMDGGRTTW from the coding sequence ATGAAAGAATTGTTCGGGCTCAATGGTCAGGTTGCCGTTATTACCGGCGGCGCCGGATTGTTGGGCGTGAAGCATAGCGAGGCCATTGCCATGGCCGGGGGAATTCCGGTTTTGCTGGATATTGATGCCGGACGAGCGGTGGCGGCGGCGAAAAAGATTTCCGATCAATACCGAAGTGACGCTGTAGGGTTAGGTTGTGACATCACCCGGGCGAATATGGTGGAAGAGGTACGAGATAAGATTCTTGAGCGATTTGGACGCATAGATATCCTCATAAACAATGCGGCGAATAATCCAAAAGTGGAAGATGGTCCCGAGGGGGAGAACTGGTCGCGTCTAGAAAACTTTCCGCTAGCGCAATGGAACGAGGATGTCGCGGTGGGGCTCACCGGGGCTTTTTTGTGTAGCCGGACTTTCGGTGCGGAAATGGCTCGGCGAGGAAGTGGCGTTATCATCAATATTGCCTCAGATCTCGCCATTATTAGCCCCGACCAGCGACTATACCGAAAAGAAGGGGTGGCAGAGGAGCGGCAGCCGGTTAAACCCGTTACATACTCTGTTGTAAAGACGGGGCTTCTCGGTCTTACTCGCTATCTTGCGACCTATTGGGTAGAAAAAGGTGTGCGTGTTAATTCGATTTCTCCTGGCGGCATTTACACCAATCAGCCGGAGGACTTTGTTGAAAAGCTGAGTGCGTTAATCCCGATGGGCAGGATGGCGGACGTTGACGAGTATCAAGGTGCTATTCTCTTCCTCTGCTCCAAGGCATCTTCGTACATGACTGGACACAATTTGATAATGGATGGTGGAAGGACTACCTGGTGA
- a CDS encoding SDR family oxidoreductase, translating to MKLGLDGASVFVSGSSRGIGLAAVRAFLGEGANVTLTGRDEASLKSAQAELSADYDPEKIILHQGDLCEISVIRDAVDAALERWGKIDCLVASVGTGVIKAGWNLGDEEWQRALTTNFHASVRLIEAVAPHMVERNAGAIVAIGSIAGVESLGAPLPYGSAKAALSHYVGGLAREVGPSKIRVNCIAPGNIMFPGGRWEEKVNERPDFFREYIEREVPLQRFGTPEEIANLAVFLCSNISSFITGTTIISDGGQTRSVL from the coding sequence ATGAAGCTTGGTCTTGATGGCGCCTCGGTTTTTGTGTCGGGTTCCTCGCGTGGCATTGGCTTGGCTGCTGTCAGGGCATTTCTCGGCGAAGGGGCGAATGTCACTCTCACCGGGAGAGATGAAGCTTCTTTAAAAAGTGCACAAGCTGAATTGTCAGCCGATTATGACCCCGAAAAAATTATTCTTCATCAAGGCGATTTGTGCGAGATATCTGTAATTCGCGATGCTGTGGATGCTGCGCTAGAGCGTTGGGGGAAAATAGATTGCCTTGTCGCCTCCGTGGGTACAGGTGTTATCAAGGCGGGTTGGAATCTCGGGGATGAAGAGTGGCAGCGAGCGTTGACGACAAATTTTCACGCGTCTGTACGCCTTATTGAGGCGGTAGCGCCTCATATGGTGGAGCGAAATGCAGGTGCCATCGTCGCCATCGGCTCCATTGCGGGGGTGGAAAGTCTTGGGGCGCCGCTTCCCTATGGAAGTGCAAAGGCCGCGCTGAGTCATTATGTCGGGGGGCTGGCTCGTGAGGTAGGTCCGAGCAAGATTCGAGTGAATTGCATTGCCCCTGGGAATATTATGTTTCCAGGTGGTAGGTGGGAGGAGAAAGTGAATGAAAGGCCCGATTTTTTTCGGGAATATATTGAGCGGGAAGTGCCTCTGCAGCGCTTTGGCACGCCCGAGGAAATTGCCAATCTGGCGGTGTTCCTGTGCTCAAACATCTCTTCGTTCATCACCGGGACCACGATTATTTCGGATGGCGGCCAGACTCGGAGTGTCCTTTGA
- a CDS encoding sugar phosphate isomerase/epimerase, translated as MKNRVGIMQGRMVPPIDGNIQMFPVGVWSDEFALAKEAGIEFIEWIYEWKTESDNPMSTDEGVSRMRSLSESSGVEVASVCADYFMEKPLLGVSSDELQSRIGKLSWLIKSCSALGVGRIVIPFVDNSSIKSEKDEEMALDALGAVLPEAEALNIELHLETDFGPEAFRKFLDRLPHPMLKVNYDSGNSASLGYPHDEELDAYGARLGSVHIKDRVRGEGSVPLGEGDANFEVLFEFLKRLDYQGDFVLQVARGEDGEEVALARSNKAFMKKYWDSL; from the coding sequence ATGAAAAACAGGGTAGGGATCATGCAAGGGCGAATGGTGCCTCCTATCGATGGAAATATTCAGATGTTTCCCGTTGGTGTGTGGTCGGATGAATTCGCTTTAGCCAAAGAGGCCGGGATTGAATTCATTGAGTGGATTTATGAGTGGAAAACTGAGTCAGATAATCCGATGTCGACTGATGAGGGCGTAAGCCGGATGCGTTCCCTGTCGGAGTCGTCTGGTGTCGAGGTAGCTTCGGTGTGTGCAGATTATTTCATGGAAAAACCACTACTCGGGGTCTCGTCTGATGAACTCCAATCCCGAATCGGTAAATTATCGTGGCTGATTAAATCTTGCTCGGCTCTTGGTGTGGGTAGAATCGTAATACCATTCGTGGACAATTCGTCAATAAAATCGGAGAAGGATGAAGAAATGGCCCTCGATGCGCTTGGGGCTGTATTGCCTGAAGCCGAAGCGCTAAATATTGAACTTCATTTAGAAACTGATTTTGGGCCGGAGGCATTTCGAAAGTTTCTCGACCGCCTCCCGCATCCGATGCTGAAGGTTAACTACGATAGTGGCAATAGTGCTTCCCTTGGGTATCCGCATGATGAGGAACTTGATGCATATGGCGCTCGACTCGGTAGTGTTCATATTAAAGATAGGGTGCGGGGAGAAGGGAGTGTTCCCCTTGGAGAGGGCGACGCGAACTTTGAGGTTTTGTTTGAATTCCTAAAACGCTTGGACTACCAAGGTGATTTTGTTCTTCAGGTTGCACGTGGCGAAGATGGTGAAGAGGTTGCGTTGGCACGATCTAACAAAGCATTCATGAAAAAATACTGGGATAGCTTATGA
- a CDS encoding acylneuraminate cytidylyltransferase — MPKTEVLAIIPARGGSKGLPGKNLRTIGGVSLVGRAVLAALAAPSVTRVVVSTDSDEISKEVIKVGAEVVRRPESISGDEATSESALVHCLEELRDQEGYQPELTVFLQCTSPLLLSEDIEGTVRALGEANADCAFAVAKFQRVIWRFDASGEIKGVNHDARSRQRRQERKPEYVETGSVYVMKTASFLSAGYRFCGKLVTYEIPHNRSLEIEDETDLEIAEGFASVLGQFDKFEQNPKALIMDFDGVFTDNRVLVLEDGREAVWCSRGDGLGLERLRKMGVELLILSKEPNKVVMARANKLKIECLHGIDDKLPAMKEWLSSHSLRADEVIYVGNDLNDKECMEAAGIGIAPSDSVPEIIAIADMVLKFPGGGGALREICDMFQDQ; from the coding sequence ATGCCTAAAACTGAAGTGTTGGCAATAATTCCTGCGCGTGGTGGCTCGAAAGGTCTTCCAGGTAAAAATTTACGCACCATAGGGGGCGTTTCTCTGGTCGGGCGAGCTGTCCTCGCGGCGCTCGCGGCGCCCAGTGTAACGAGGGTGGTTGTCTCCACGGACAGCGATGAAATATCTAAAGAGGTAATAAAGGTCGGGGCCGAGGTGGTTAGGCGACCCGAGTCAATAAGCGGAGACGAGGCGACCTCTGAGTCTGCTCTAGTTCATTGCCTTGAAGAGCTTAGAGACCAGGAAGGATATCAACCGGAATTAACTGTTTTTCTCCAGTGCACCTCCCCACTTTTGTTGTCCGAGGATATCGAGGGCACTGTGCGGGCGCTAGGGGAGGCGAATGCTGATTGTGCTTTCGCTGTGGCAAAATTCCAGCGGGTCATATGGCGCTTTGATGCCTCGGGCGAAATCAAAGGTGTTAATCACGATGCTCGCTCCAGGCAGCGGAGGCAAGAGAGAAAACCTGAATACGTGGAGACGGGTTCCGTCTATGTGATGAAGACGGCGTCCTTTCTTTCTGCTGGCTACCGTTTTTGCGGGAAGTTGGTGACTTACGAGATTCCCCATAATCGCTCTCTTGAGATTGAAGACGAAACTGATCTTGAAATTGCCGAAGGTTTCGCCTCTGTGCTGGGGCAGTTCGACAAATTTGAGCAAAATCCAAAGGCACTGATTATGGATTTCGACGGTGTGTTTACGGATAACCGTGTTTTGGTTCTCGAAGACGGTCGCGAGGCGGTTTGGTGTAGTCGGGGAGACGGGCTGGGCCTGGAGCGGTTACGGAAAATGGGTGTGGAACTTCTTATCCTGTCCAAGGAGCCGAACAAGGTAGTGATGGCGCGCGCTAATAAGCTTAAAATTGAGTGCCTGCACGGAATCGACGACAAGTTGCCAGCCATGAAAGAATGGCTTTCGAGTCACAGTCTCCGGGCTGATGAAGTGATATATGTTGGGAACGATCTGAATGATAAAGAGTGTATGGAGGCGGCAGGGATTGGAATCGCGCCGTCAGATTCAGTGCCTGAGATAATTGCTATTGCAGATATGGTGCTGAAATTTCCCGGAGGCGGGGGGGCGCTTCGTGAAATATGCGATATGTTTCAAGACCAATAA